The Edaphobacter flagellatus sequence TACTTTTCAAAGACATACAATTTCACTGGTTCACAAGTTGGGCATAGTCGAATGGATGCCCTCTTCTGTCTCTTCGTGACAGTTGTCTCCCCCTCTGAGTTGCCCGCATCATCGCGTTTGTCGAATATCGGACCTTAGCTCTCCGTCCACAAATGGCTTGTGACAATACATTGGTGTGAGCTACCGGATGTCCTGGTTAGATTGCTAACGTGCATCACGAACGCAGGGCGCTAGCTATCTATGTAAGTAAGTTATGAGGCGAAAAGGGCGTCAGCCGTCGCGGCTCGGAGAAGAGATAGGATGATCTGTTTCGTATGGAATAATGTGTCGGGTGAACACATGACATTTCTGCGTAAGGATCCTCTTTAATGCGTCTGCTAAGTGCATTGCGCCAGAAACTCTATCTGCTCGGTTTTATTGCTATTTTCCTAAGCGCGTGGTGCAAGCTTTCAATACTGAATTCGCGGGAATTATGGCTGGATGAGACCTATTCTGCATACGTCGCAAACCTGCCCTTTCATCATCTTTTGCGGTTTACGACGGGAGATGTTCATCCTCAACTATTCTCGATTGTTCTTTGGGGATGGGTTCATCTCGTCGGGGATGCTCAGGTTCGGCTAAGGCTTTTCAGCGCCCTAGTGAATATCTGTTGCATGCTTGCAATGTTCTTCCTTGCCCAACGAGTGCTTGGAGCAAGATGGGGAAGCTTTGCTTCAGCCCTTTTTGCTTTTTCGCCGATGTTGCTTGTCTATTCGCTGGAAGTAAGAAGCTACATGCTGTTCATGTTCGCTTTTGTCTGCGCCTTAATCATCCATTGGCGGGTTGTCATCGAAGAAGATGATCGTAAGGGGCTTCTGCTTGCATACAGCTTGCTATTGGCATTGTTGTTTTATATTCACTATCTTGGCGTCTTTTTCGTAGCGGGGTTATTTATTCACTGGGTTCTTCGCAAAAACCATATCAGAGCAAAAATTTCCAGTATTCTTACGGTCGGCATACTGACGCTTCTGTTTGTTTCTCCAGGTATTCCTCTTCTCCTGTCGCAACATGCATTGAAAGTACAGTTAAATCGGCAACTAGAACGCAGTCATAGTGATCCTCAAGCTCTTTCATTTGGGTCGACAGGGGTCGATCCAAATGAAAGTCATGGAATCGGAGCTATGGCGCGAAATACCGCGGTGATGGCAGGTTTTTATCCTGCAACATCCCATACGATCCTTCTGATCTGCGCGATTCCTCTAACGTGTGCACTCGCCGGAGTAGTGCTTTTGGGCCTATTTAAAGGGGATGAAATTTGTCGCCTTTTTCTGATCCTCTCGATCCTACTCTACGGTGCAGTCGTTGCATTCCATCTTGGCAGTACCCGCTACCTTCTATTTCTGATTCCTGTACTGGTCCTGGCTATGGCTCGAACGCTTCAGTTCTCGACGACCTCACTGAAATGGTCCCAGTTAGGTGCCGTTATGGGAGTTGTACTCCTCGCAACTTATTGCGCAGGCTTTATCAGACAGGCGACGAGGCCCCATGGAAGACCGTGGGAAAATGTAGTGCGTGCTATCCAAACCGACTACCAGCCCGGAGACAAAGTCATCTTCGATGCTCTCTATTCCCAAGTACCCTTTGACTACTTCGCCAGCCATCGAAACTTTCATCCAGTTGAAGCGGGATTTCCTATCGATATCTATACATGGTGGGATATGCAGAGACACACTGGTTGGGGTGGACCCGTAATAACACAATCAGATTTGAATAATTTTACCTCTGATCTTTTGCCTTCTGATGGTAAAACGATTTGGCTCGTTTCATACGAAACGTATTACTACGATCCGAATAATGCCCTTTTGAAACGACTTAGTGAGTTAGGGCACTCGACCTTGGTTCCACTCCCGGAGAATCCAGATGATCATGCTGGTTCGAATGATTCTCAGCTACGTTTGTACCGCATTGCTCGGTAGCAATCATTTTCATGGGACATCTGATTGCAGAGATTCAAACAGATTAAGAGATGTGCCATAGTTTCATCCGTGCTGGAGTACAGCGTTCAACCTAGTTGAAATCCGGACGGGAAGGGTGGTCCACGACAATCAAGCGCCCGTCTGTCAATGCTTTGACTGAGTGACGGCTGTTCGCGGGCACAATGGCAACCACGCCTGGCTTCGCGGTCTGAGATTCTCCGTCGATGGTCACTTCGATTTCCCCCTCAATCACTTCGTAGACCTCTTCCTCGGGATGGAAGTGCTCATGGATGGACGAGCCGGCGGCGAACTCGTAGTGAGCGAATGTCATGCTGGCCGAGTGAAAATAGCGTCCCTTCCATCCCGGAAGCCGTTCGATAACCTTAAGTCCGTTCGTTTCCACAAAGGGCATGAGAACTCTCTTTCTGCGGTGTCCGCGAGGAATTGGATCGTACTCCAGCTGCTATTGTAGGGTTATTCATAACGGCAGCTCATGTAGGCTATCAACAAGGATGCATGCATTTCTGCACACGGCAGAGTCATCGATGCCGCGCAGCCTGATCGTGCTAGCTCGCGCTGGTTCTCTAGCTTGCTCTTCGTGTGTCATGTCAAATGCGTAAGAAGAGGCATATGATATCGGTCGCCATTGTCGGTTCGGGCCCATACGCTCTGTCGCTTGCCGCACATCTCAATCCTTTGGATGTGGACTACCGTATCTTTGGTCCTGTGATGGAGGCTTGGGATAAGCATATGCCTCCAGGAATGTTTCTAAAGTCGGACGGCTTTGCCTCGGACTTGTACGCTCCGGGCGACGGATACAGACTCGAAGAATACTGCCGTGAAAACGATATTCCGTATGCGCCCGTAGGTCCGCCAGTAAAGCGCACGACCTTTGTGGATTACGGCAAAGAGTTTCAGCGCCGCTTTGCACCGGGACTTGAAGAGACGATGATCGTACGCATCAGTCAGATTCCGGGCGGCTATGAGCTAGAGACAGCCGAAGGTGACATGGTGCAGGCGAAGCAGGTTGTGCTGGCAGTCGGCATCAGCCATTTTCCATATCTCCCTAAAGTGATGGACGGACTGCCGCGCGAGGCAGTGAGCCACACGTTTCATCATGGCCCTTTTGATGCCTTTCGCGGTAAACGTGTGCTGGTGATTGGGGCTGGCGCGTCGGCGGTAAATGCGGCGGTAGCCTTGAACGAGACTGGTGCTGAGACAGAGCTGATGGCGCGTGCTGCGAAGATCAGCTTCCATGATCGTTCGCCCGACTATCGTCCTCTGATAGATCGCATCAAGAATCCCCGCTCGGTGATCGGTTTGGGGTGGCGTTCGAAAGTTGCAGTGGACCTGCCTCTGCTCTTTCACGTGATGCCGCAAAAGTTGCGCCACAAGGTAGTGGCCAAGCATCTTGGGCCTGCGCCTGGATGGTTCTCGCGCGATGGCTTTGTGGGCCATGTGAAGCCTTATATGAGCTGCCGCCTTGAAGAGGTGGCCATAGTCGGCTCGAAGGTTCGGGTGTGTTATCGCGATGCGGATGGCGTGGCGCAGGAGTTGCAGGTCGACCACGTGATGGGCGGTACCGGCTTCAAGCCATATCTCAAATCGTTGAAGTTCCTCGACCCAAAGCTTGCGGCGAAGATTCGGACGGCAGAAGAGACGCCGGTGCTCGATTCGAACTTTAGCACCTCGGTCGATGGCCTCTACATGACCGGGCTTGCTTCGGCGAACAACTTCGGTCCCATGTGCCGCTTTGCCTGCGGAGCGAAGTTCACTGCGCGCCGCCTGTCTCGCCGACTGGCCAGGAAAGCCTGAGTAGTCTCCATATCGTGCTGCACCGTATCGTTTGGAGTGCCAAGCCGCCAGACAGAGAAACATCCGAATTTTCCTGGAGCTCAACAATATGTGGAGTCATTGTTTCTAGCGACTGCGCGCTAAATTAGGCATCTCTGGCCATTCGTGCCTCGGATAACGGCGCATGAGTTCCCGTCGGACTTGCGGGTAAAGGCGCTTCCAGAATCCAGCAAGGTCTGTTGTCGTTTGTACGGCACGATGGTTTGGAGCGAGAAGATGAATAACGAGCGGTATTTTGTCCGGACCGATCCTTGGAGTCTCCTGCATCCCGAAGAAATCTTGCAGGCGAGATGAAATCCATGGTGGTTTGCCTTCTTCGTAGTGAATCCTGGTTTGACGTCCATTCTTCAAGCGAATACTGAGAGGGGCGATCTCATCGAGGAGTTTCTTGTTTACCTTCTCTTCCAGCAGTGGGATGAAGTTCCTGGCAACATTTCTCAGATCTTCAAAACTTTGAAATCCCAAGCATAGATTTCGCAGAGCCTCAGAGAGATCAGGTGATGCAACGTGCGCAAAACTCAGTCGAGCCAGGAAATATTCCAGAGCCTGCTTGTCTACGAAGTGATCGATGCCAGTCTCTAATGCCTTCTGAGCGAGTAGATCAGCCGCTTCCGCTTCGGGTGCCATACCGCGCGACTCCTCAATGACAAGGTTGTCGTAGAGCAACGCACTTACTTTCTCAACCCGCTCTGAAACGCGATTCCACACCACGCTTGATCGCTCTTGAATGCGATCAGGAAAGAGATCAAGCAGCCACTCCGGCTCAACTCGCGCGAACATGCGGATGAGCGGCAAGGGATTTTCCTGGCGATCCTCGGCATCGAGCGCGAGCATAAATTCATAGGGCGGGAGTTCGCCAGCAACTTCTGCCGAGACGCCTGTCGATAGCAGCACCCTGTTGCCTGATCGCCGCCGGGCTACGCGGTCGGGAAAACCCGCCAGCACAGAGAGGAGCAATGCCTCATCATCATGTCGCGTTTGTTTTGGAGGCCGAGCTATCCTGAGCAACTGGTCCGTGTCCTGCTTCAAGCGGTACTGCTGAGGCAAGTCCATGGCAGCTAACAGATCATTCTTTTCGCTGTGTACGCTGCTGCCGAGCAACGCGGCAGCACGACATCCATCTTCTCCGACGCCTCGGTCCAATGCTTCAACCACGATGCGGGATAAGCGTGGAGATAATGGAAACCGCGCCAGTCGCTGCCCCATATCGCCGTGTACCCCGAGGCGATCCAGGAGCAATTCGGCGCTTTCAACATGCTGCTTCGGCGGAGCATCCAGCCAATCGAGATCATCGAGATGCTCAATATTCATTGCTCTCATGTTGAGCAAAAGATGTGCGAGATCGGCACGTGCGATCTCAGGAATATCCTGCTCAGGGCTGAGCAAATAATCTTTTTCGGAATAAAGGCGTATCACCCGTCCGGGAGCTGTACGAGCTGCGCGACCGGCCCGTTGAGTTGCCGAGGCCCTGCTGATCCGACCGACCTGTCGTGTCGGCAATCCCGTCCAGGGCGAGTAGGTGGCGATCCGTGCCAGACCACTATCAATAACCGCAGTCACTCCTTCGACGGTAACGGAGCTTTCAGCAACATTCGTCGCGAGAATAAGTTTTCTTTCAGCAGACGGCAGCACAGCGCGGTCCTGCTCGGCAAGTGATAAATCGCCATGCAGGGGGAGAACGAGGAGGCCTGTCTGGCGAGCGATCGTTTCACACTCGCGCATGGTTCGCCTGATCTCTGCAATACCTGGAAGGAAAGCGAGAATACTGCCGGAGAGCTGCGCCGCATTCAGCAGTTCCACACCCTTTCTCGTCTGAATGTGAAGCGGTTCAGGGGAATAGGGCAGATAGCCAATCGATAATTCAAACAACTTTCCCTCAGATCGCAGGATCGGGCAGTTGTTGAGGTATCGCGCGATCGGCGCTGCGTCGAGCGTGGCCGACATCACAACGATGCGTATCTCTGGTCGTGTGCGTTGGAGGCGCTTCAGAAGGGCCAGTGCAAGATCGCTTTCAAGGTGGCGCTCGTGAAATTCGTCAAGAACAATTGCGTCGATGCCTTTGAGGGCTGGATCTGTCAGCAGACGCCGGATCAGAATGCCCTCTGTAACAAACCGGAGCCGCGTGCATGGGCCGATTCTCTCTTCGAAGCGAACCTGATAGCCAACCGTTCCGCCAATCTCTTCGCCGATTTCCCATGCAACCCTTTGTGCTGCCAGTCGGGCGGCAATCCTGCGCGGCTCCAGCACGATGACTTCGCCTTTGACGAGGCCGAGAAGGGCTGGCGGAATCCGCGTAGTCTTCCCGGTTCCTGGGGGCGCTTCGATAACAAGATTGGACGTATGCCGGAGGGTTGCCAAGACCTCCGGCAGAATCGCATCGACCGGAAGTGCAGGCTTTCGACTCACTGCATCGATCGGAACATAGCGTTTCAGGAGCCGTCAATACGCTGGCGTGGGGACGCCGGTACGTTTTCTAAAAAACCTGTTCAGGCGGAATAGCATGGCTTACGCGCTTTCGTGTGCGGCATTCGGTTGCTCAAGATCCTCTACAGCGCCGATCATGGCTACAATGTTAGTCAACTGTTATGGCAAACGAAGGTATCCCAGGCACCACTCCCAACTCCCTCGACTCATCCGACGTCCTTGACGATTCCGCGGAATCGTTTGGTTCGCTTCTTTCCCAATTTGAAAAGACTCATGCTAATCCATCGAAAACGGAGGCGGCCCAGAAAGAGGGCGTCGTGATTTCGATCTCATCGGATTCAGTATTCGTGGATATAGGCCTCAAAGTTGAGGGTGTACTTTCTCGAGGGGAATTTGAGAACAATGCCGAGGGGATTAAGATTGGAGACCGGTTTCCTGTATCGGTCAAAGGGCGTAACGAAGAGGGATACTATGCTCTATCTCGTTTGAAGATTGCTCAGGCTACTGACTGGTCTTCACTGGAAGAAGCCTACGCGCAGAAAGCTGCTGTCACGGGAATAGTGACAGGCATCGTGAAGGGTGGCTTGACGGTCGACCTGGGTGTACGAGCTTTTATGCCGGCTTCCCGCAGTGGAACCCGTGACGCTGCCGATCTGGAGAAGCTTGTTGGCCAGGAGATCATCTGCCGCATCGTCAAGCTCGATGCTGCTGAGGAGGACATTGTCGTTGACCGCCGTGTCATTCTCGAAGAGCAAGCCCGTCAACTTGAGCAAAAACGCTATTCGGAGGTGAGCGAAGGAGATATCGTTCGTGGTCAGGTTCGAAGCCTTACTAGTTACGGTGCCTTTGTCGATCTTGGTGGAGTCGATGGTTTGCTGCACGTAAGCGATATTTCATGGAGTCGCGTCAATAGTCCCGAGGAAGTTCTTGCTATCGGTCAGGAGCTACAGGTCAAGATTCTGAAAATCGATCCCCAGAGCAGGCGCATCTCTCTTGGGCTCAAGCAACTGCAACCAGAACCATGGGACTCTGCTGCTGATCGGTATCAGTTGGGACAGCGCGTGACTGGCTCTGTAAAACGTCTTACGGACTTTGGAGCGTTCATCGAAGTTGAGCCTGGGATTGAGGGGCTGATTCATGTTTCTGAGATGTCGTGGGTCAGCAAGGTGCGAAAGCCGGGTGATCTCCTGAAACTCGATGACACGGTTGAGGCGGTCATCCTTTCAATCAGCCCTGCCGAGCGCCGTCTTTCTTTAGGGCTCAAGCAGGCGCTCGGCGATCCATGGGCTGTGGTCCCGCAAAAATTTCCTGCAGGTTCTGTTATCGAAGGCCCGGTCACACGGTTAACAAAATTTGGCGCCTTTGTGCAGTTGGCAGAGGGGATTGAAGGATTGGTCCACATTAGCGAGATCAGCGCCGAAAAGCGGATCAATCACCCTCAGGACGCGCTTAAGACAGGACAGATTGTCAGAGCCCAGGTTCTCGCCATAGATTTGGAAAAGCGTCAGATCAGACTGAGCATAAAGCAACTGATTCCTAGCGACCTCGACGTGTATATCGAGGAGCATTCGATTGGCGATGTCGTATCAGGTCGCCTGGTTGAGCACAAAGGCGACAGCGCGATCGTAGAACTTGGCGAAGGTATTCACGCCAATTGCCTCGTAAACGTAAAGACCGACCAGACCACACCGAGTCAAAGCGAAACAAAGCTTGATCTCTCAGCATTGTCCTCAATGTTGAACTCCCGGTGGAAAGGTGAGACGAAAGGGTTGGGTGTGCAGCC is a genomic window containing:
- a CDS encoding glycosyltransferase family 39 protein — its product is MRLLSALRQKLYLLGFIAIFLSAWCKLSILNSRELWLDETYSAYVANLPFHHLLRFTTGDVHPQLFSIVLWGWVHLVGDAQVRLRLFSALVNICCMLAMFFLAQRVLGARWGSFASALFAFSPMLLVYSLEVRSYMLFMFAFVCALIIHWRVVIEEDDRKGLLLAYSLLLALLFYIHYLGVFFVAGLFIHWVLRKNHIRAKISSILTVGILTLLFVSPGIPLLLSQHALKVQLNRQLERSHSDPQALSFGSTGVDPNESHGIGAMARNTAVMAGFYPATSHTILLICAIPLTCALAGVVLLGLFKGDEICRLFLILSILLYGAVVAFHLGSTRYLLFLIPVLVLAMARTLQFSTTSLKWSQLGAVMGVVLLATYCAGFIRQATRPHGRPWENVVRAIQTDYQPGDKVIFDALYSQVPFDYFASHRNFHPVEAGFPIDIYTWWDMQRHTGWGGPVITQSDLNNFTSDLLPSDGKTIWLVSYETYYYDPNNALLKRLSELGHSTLVPLPENPDDHAGSNDSQLRLYRIAR
- a CDS encoding cupin domain-containing protein — protein: MPFVETNGLKVIERLPGWKGRYFHSASMTFAHYEFAAGSSIHEHFHPEEEVYEVIEGEIEVTIDGESQTAKPGVVAIVPANSRHSVKALTDGRLIVVDHPSRPDFN
- a CDS encoding NAD(P)-binding domain-containing protein, which translates into the protein MISVAIVGSGPYALSLAAHLNPLDVDYRIFGPVMEAWDKHMPPGMFLKSDGFASDLYAPGDGYRLEEYCRENDIPYAPVGPPVKRTTFVDYGKEFQRRFAPGLEETMIVRISQIPGGYELETAEGDMVQAKQVVLAVGISHFPYLPKVMDGLPREAVSHTFHHGPFDAFRGKRVLVIGAGASAVNAAVALNETGAETELMARAAKISFHDRSPDYRPLIDRIKNPRSVIGLGWRSKVAVDLPLLFHVMPQKLRHKVVAKHLGPAPGWFSRDGFVGHVKPYMSCRLEEVAIVGSKVRVCYRDADGVAQELQVDHVMGGTGFKPYLKSLKFLDPKLAAKIRTAEETPVLDSNFSTSVDGLYMTGLASANNFGPMCRFACGAKFTARRLSRRLARKA
- the hrpB gene encoding ATP-dependent helicase HrpB → MATLRHTSNLVIEAPPGTGKTTRIPPALLGLVKGEVIVLEPRRIAARLAAQRVAWEIGEEIGGTVGYQVRFEERIGPCTRLRFVTEGILIRRLLTDPALKGIDAIVLDEFHERHLESDLALALLKRLQRTRPEIRIVVMSATLDAAPIARYLNNCPILRSEGKLFELSIGYLPYSPEPLHIQTRKGVELLNAAQLSGSILAFLPGIAEIRRTMRECETIARQTGLLVLPLHGDLSLAEQDRAVLPSAERKLILATNVAESSVTVEGVTAVIDSGLARIATYSPWTGLPTRQVGRISRASATQRAGRAARTAPGRVIRLYSEKDYLLSPEQDIPEIARADLAHLLLNMRAMNIEHLDDLDWLDAPPKQHVESAELLLDRLGVHGDMGQRLARFPLSPRLSRIVVEALDRGVGEDGCRAAALLGSSVHSEKNDLLAAMDLPQQYRLKQDTDQLLRIARPPKQTRHDDEALLLSVLAGFPDRVARRRSGNRVLLSTGVSAEVAGELPPYEFMLALDAEDRQENPLPLIRMFARVEPEWLLDLFPDRIQERSSVVWNRVSERVEKVSALLYDNLVIEESRGMAPEAEAADLLAQKALETGIDHFVDKQALEYFLARLSFAHVASPDLSEALRNLCLGFQSFEDLRNVARNFIPLLEEKVNKKLLDEIAPLSIRLKNGRQTRIHYEEGKPPWISSRLQDFFGMQETPRIGPDKIPLVIHLLAPNHRAVQTTTDLAGFWKRLYPQVRRELMRRYPRHEWPEMPNLARSR
- a CDS encoding 30S ribosomal protein S1 codes for the protein MANEGIPGTTPNSLDSSDVLDDSAESFGSLLSQFEKTHANPSKTEAAQKEGVVISISSDSVFVDIGLKVEGVLSRGEFENNAEGIKIGDRFPVSVKGRNEEGYYALSRLKIAQATDWSSLEEAYAQKAAVTGIVTGIVKGGLTVDLGVRAFMPASRSGTRDAADLEKLVGQEIICRIVKLDAAEEDIVVDRRVILEEQARQLEQKRYSEVSEGDIVRGQVRSLTSYGAFVDLGGVDGLLHVSDISWSRVNSPEEVLAIGQELQVKILKIDPQSRRISLGLKQLQPEPWDSAADRYQLGQRVTGSVKRLTDFGAFIEVEPGIEGLIHVSEMSWVSKVRKPGDLLKLDDTVEAVILSISPAERRLSLGLKQALGDPWAVVPQKFPAGSVIEGPVTRLTKFGAFVQLAEGIEGLVHISEISAEKRINHPQDALKTGQIVRAQVLAIDLEKRQIRLSIKQLIPSDLDVYIEEHSIGDVVSGRLVEHKGDSAIVELGEGIHANCLVNVKTDQTTPSQSETKLDLSALSSMLNSRWKGETKGLGVQPEPLHVGQMRNFKIVGLDRDTKQISLELTS